In a single window of the Bacillus mycoides genome:
- a CDS encoding DUF2621 domain-containing protein, whose product MLEGWFSWFIVVWTVVLLGLMSIGGYFMFRKFLKRLPKEDGMSILDWEDHYINKTRHLWADEQKQLLEELVSPVPELFRDVAKSKIAGKIGELAIKENAPKITQDLIIQGYIVATPKRDHKFLIKKLQEKEIDYSNYKTLLAK is encoded by the coding sequence TTGCTTGAAGGATGGTTTAGTTGGTTTATAGTCGTTTGGACTGTTGTATTATTAGGGCTTATGTCCATTGGTGGATATTTCATGTTCAGAAAATTCCTAAAACGGTTGCCAAAAGAAGACGGTATGTCCATTTTGGATTGGGAAGATCACTATATTAATAAAACAAGACACTTATGGGCTGACGAACAAAAACAATTGTTAGAAGAACTAGTAAGTCCCGTTCCGGAATTATTTCGCGATGTTGCTAAGTCAAAAATTGCCGGTAAAATTGGGGAACTTGCAATAAAGGAAAACGCTCCAAAAATTACACAAGATTTAATCATACAAGGATATATCGTTGCCACACCGAAGCGCGATCATAAATTTTTAATTAAGAAACTACAAGAAAAAGAGATTGATTATTCTAACTATAAAACTTTACTTGCAAAGTAA
- a CDS encoding class I SAM-dependent methyltransferase has protein sequence MQRGEISVAKRKDIHFRIEEKLLTRFEDALHYEGLNKTDVLTHAIQQFCIKVECEKMNDVKRQYNVSNHLQTRIDTHKHYEEEQVNVDEVVIEHLQLQGEEKILEVGCANGKFLSLLQTNGHKGHLTGFDQSETMLSEAAITNNMIEWKLGDASKLPFEANCYDLLIARHMLYHMKDVEKTIQGFHKIIRPGGALLATTNSKVSLPRIDEMCNKMLVTFDLPKTSPSVAPFCLENGKDLLHSVFSTVEETIIHNALVFHHATPIVNYISSMFPSLNIPDNMSLHTEMKEWLKEEIENDLSFHNGIWRDPKTLVIYRCKKEKS, from the coding sequence ATGCAAAGGGGCGAAATTTCAGTGGCGAAGCGAAAAGATATTCATTTTCGAATTGAAGAAAAATTACTTACAAGGTTTGAAGACGCACTCCATTACGAAGGTTTAAATAAAACAGATGTATTAACACATGCGATTCAGCAATTTTGCATAAAGGTGGAATGTGAAAAAATGAATGATGTAAAACGCCAATACAACGTAAGTAACCATTTACAAACACGTATCGATACGCATAAACATTACGAAGAAGAACAAGTGAATGTAGATGAAGTCGTCATTGAACATTTACAACTCCAAGGGGAAGAAAAAATATTAGAGGTCGGGTGTGCTAACGGAAAATTTCTTTCCCTTTTGCAAACTAATGGTCATAAAGGACATCTAACTGGTTTTGATCAATCCGAAACTATGCTTTCTGAAGCTGCTATAACGAATAATATGATTGAATGGAAACTCGGTGACGCTAGTAAACTTCCTTTCGAAGCTAATTGTTATGACCTGCTAATCGCAAGGCATATGTTATACCACATGAAAGATGTCGAAAAAACTATTCAAGGATTCCATAAGATAATTCGTCCTGGCGGCGCCCTTTTAGCTACAACAAATTCTAAAGTTTCATTACCTCGTATAGATGAAATGTGTAACAAAATGTTAGTCACATTTGATTTACCAAAAACATCACCGTCAGTAGCTCCATTTTGTTTAGAAAATGGTAAAGATCTATTACACTCTGTTTTTTCAACTGTTGAAGAAACAATTATTCATAATGCACTTGTTTTTCATCATGCCACTCCAATCGTTAACTATATTTCTAGCATGTTCCCGTCGTTGAATATACCTGATAATATGTCCCTTCACACCGAAATGAAGGAATGGCTAAAAGAAGAAATAGAAAATGATTTATCATTTCATAACGGTATATGGCGCGATCCGAAAACGTTAGTGATTTATCGATGTAAAAAAGAAAAGAGCTAG
- a CDS encoding CcdC family protein, with the protein MNIVLLSSIVAVCMAVGAMFIRLKAAKKPATLKKIILPPFFMSTGALMFVFPEFRLTPAEMLEAIGVGLFFSIFLIKTSKFEIRGQEIYLKRSKAFVFILIGLLVVRIVFKTYLSQSLDLGQLSGMFFLLAFAMIVSWRIAMYRSFTKLQKEMEKEDGFYNEKDMKLT; encoded by the coding sequence ATGAACATAGTTCTGTTATCAAGTATCGTTGCTGTTTGTATGGCTGTCGGTGCGATGTTTATTCGTTTAAAAGCAGCTAAGAAACCTGCAACATTGAAAAAAATTATACTTCCCCCATTTTTTATGAGCACGGGAGCGTTGATGTTTGTTTTTCCTGAATTTCGATTAACTCCAGCAGAAATGTTAGAAGCAATTGGCGTCGGTTTGTTTTTCTCTATTTTTCTTATTAAAACATCTAAATTTGAAATTAGAGGACAAGAGATTTATTTGAAGCGTTCAAAAGCATTTGTTTTTATACTAATTGGATTACTTGTCGTGCGGATTGTATTTAAAACATACTTAAGCCAATCTCTTGATTTAGGACAACTTAGTGGCATGTTCTTCTTACTGGCGTTCGCGATGATTGTGTCATGGAGAATTGCAATGTACCGTTCCTTTACGAAATTACAGAAGGAAATGGAAAAAGAAGACGGTTTTTATAATGAAAAAGATATGAAGTTAACGTAA
- the hutH gene encoding histidine ammonia-lyase: MITLTGHTLTVEEMKRLLLEGEGVTACPTSMQKVAECREVVEKIVEDGKVVYGITTGFGKFSDVLIQKDDVKALQHNLIQSHACGIGDPFPEEVSRGMLILRANTMLKGVSGVRPLVVNMLLEFVNRKIHPVVPQQGSLGASGDLAPLSHLALVLLGEGEVFYKGKRVHAMVALTEEGLEPIELEAKEGLALINGTQAMTAQGVLSYIEAEASAYQSELIASMTMEGLRGIIDAFDENVHKARGYKEQVEVASRIRDILHDSKLVTKQGELRVQDAYSLRCIPQVHGASWQVLNYVKEKLEIEMNAATDNPLIFDGGEKVISGGNFHGQPIAFAMDFLKVGMAELANISERRIERLVNPQLNDLPPFLSPEPGLQSGAMIMQYAAASLVSENKTLAHPASVDSIPSSANQEDHVSMGTIASRHAHQIIQNARRVLAIEMICAMQAAEYRGIENMSTVTKTFYHQGRQQVPSITNDRIFSTDIENIAHWLKTNYSIKERLDVNAAL, translated from the coding sequence ATGATTACGTTAACAGGACACACATTGACAGTTGAAGAAATGAAGAGGTTGTTACTTGAAGGTGAAGGTGTAACAGCTTGCCCAACTAGTATGCAAAAAGTGGCAGAGTGCCGCGAAGTTGTCGAGAAAATTGTAGAGGACGGAAAAGTCGTTTACGGTATTACAACTGGATTTGGAAAGTTTAGTGATGTACTTATTCAAAAAGATGATGTAAAAGCACTTCAACACAACTTAATTCAGTCACATGCGTGCGGAATAGGCGATCCATTCCCTGAAGAAGTATCACGCGGTATGTTGATTTTACGAGCTAATACGATGTTAAAAGGAGTATCGGGTGTTAGACCACTTGTTGTAAACATGCTTCTTGAGTTTGTAAATCGTAAAATTCATCCAGTCGTTCCGCAACAAGGATCACTAGGAGCGAGCGGTGATTTAGCACCTTTATCTCATCTTGCTCTCGTTTTATTAGGTGAAGGTGAAGTGTTCTACAAAGGAAAACGAGTTCATGCGATGGTTGCTCTTACAGAAGAAGGACTTGAACCTATTGAACTTGAAGCAAAAGAAGGTCTTGCGTTAATCAATGGTACGCAGGCAATGACAGCGCAAGGGGTTCTTTCTTATATAGAAGCTGAAGCAAGTGCTTATCAATCAGAATTAATTGCATCGATGACAATGGAAGGATTACGCGGCATTATTGATGCATTCGATGAAAATGTTCATAAAGCGCGTGGTTATAAAGAGCAAGTCGAAGTGGCAAGCAGAATTCGTGATATTCTTCATGATAGTAAACTTGTGACAAAACAAGGAGAACTTCGTGTACAAGATGCATATTCACTTCGTTGTATCCCGCAAGTTCACGGTGCTTCTTGGCAAGTTTTAAATTATGTGAAAGAAAAATTAGAAATTGAAATGAATGCAGCAACAGATAATCCACTTATTTTTGATGGCGGTGAAAAAGTAATCTCTGGTGGTAATTTCCACGGACAACCAATTGCATTTGCAATGGACTTCTTAAAAGTAGGGATGGCGGAGCTTGCAAATATTTCAGAGCGCCGTATTGAACGCCTAGTAAATCCGCAATTAAATGACTTACCACCATTTTTAAGTCCAGAACCAGGACTTCAATCAGGTGCCATGATTATGCAATATGCAGCGGCTTCACTCGTTTCAGAAAATAAAACGTTAGCTCATCCAGCGAGTGTAGATTCAATTCCGTCTTCAGCTAACCAAGAAGATCACGTAAGTATGGGAACAATCGCTTCACGTCATGCGCATCAAATTATTCAAAATGCAAGACGTGTTCTTGCAATTGAGATGATCTGTGCGATGCAAGCAGCAGAATATCGCGGAATTGAAAACATGAGTACAGTTACAAAAACGTTCTATCATCAAGGTCGTCAGCAAGTGCCTTCTATTACAAATGACCGTATATTCTCAACGGATATTGAAAATATCGCGCATTGGTTAAAAACGAATTATTCAATAAAGGAAAGATTGGATGTAAATGCAGCACTATAA
- a CDS encoding EamA family transporter, protein MLRYSLLVLLGACSYGVLAIFVKLAYAEGFSLGEVIGSQYLFGWIILLAITLLFSRHRVPLKQMLILFVAGTSASFTGIFYYASLKTVPASIAIILLFQFVWVGIIIEAVATKTLPSREKVISVIFLLAGTFLSSGLLETSAGDFDTTGIILGLLSAITFATYIFVSGKVAVEVPSLPRGVLLMAGALTLVMIVFPPTFIFNGAISQGLWKYGLGLGIFSIVIPSIAFTIGIPKIGSGLATILGAAELPVTTIMSVFVLKEAVLSSQWFGVSLILIGIAIPQIAYAMRGRYRKQHTHKKVAA, encoded by the coding sequence ATGCTTCGTTATTCTCTTTTAGTTTTATTAGGAGCGTGTAGTTATGGGGTTTTAGCTATTTTTGTTAAACTTGCATATGCAGAAGGGTTTTCACTTGGAGAGGTAATTGGTAGCCAGTATTTGTTCGGTTGGATTATTTTACTTGCTATTACACTTCTATTTTCTAGACATCGTGTTCCACTAAAACAAATGTTAATTTTATTCGTCGCAGGAACGTCTGCAAGTTTTACTGGAATTTTTTATTATGCTTCTTTAAAAACTGTACCAGCTTCTATTGCAATTATACTTTTATTCCAGTTCGTTTGGGTTGGAATTATCATTGAAGCTGTCGCAACAAAAACATTACCTTCAAGAGAAAAAGTTATTTCAGTAATCTTCTTACTTGCAGGTACATTTTTATCAAGTGGGTTATTAGAAACATCAGCTGGTGATTTCGATACGACTGGAATCATTTTAGGCTTATTATCTGCTATTACATTTGCAACATACATTTTCGTAAGCGGGAAAGTTGCCGTTGAAGTACCTTCTTTACCACGTGGTGTCCTTTTAATGGCTGGCGCTTTAACTTTAGTCATGATCGTATTCCCGCCAACATTTATTTTTAACGGGGCGATCTCTCAAGGCCTTTGGAAATACGGCTTAGGATTAGGAATATTTAGTATCGTTATTCCGTCCATTGCCTTTACAATTGGCATTCCAAAAATCGGTTCTGGATTAGCAACTATTCTTGGTGCAGCAGAACTACCAGTTACAACTATTATGTCTGTATTCGTTTTAAAAGAAGCTGTACTATCTTCACAATGGTTCGGTGTATCACTTATTTTAATCGGTATCGCAATCCCGCAAATTGCATACGCAATGCGTGGGCGTTATCGAAAACAGCATACTCATAAAAAAGTTGCAGCATAA
- the ccdA gene encoding cytochrome c-type biogenesis protein CcdA produces the protein MQDISIFLAFGAGFLSFISPCCLPLYPAFLSYITGMSVSELKEENAMLRKRSMIHTAFFLLGFSIIFIAIGFGTSFIGGIFTNYKDLIRQLGGIFIIVFGLIIVGVFKPKFLMQDRKFTFKNRPSGYFGSVLIGLAFAAGWTPCTGPILVSVIGLAATNPESAMIYMIAYILGFAIPFFVLSFFITKMSWIKRNSMKFMKIGGYVMIVMGIFLYFNWMTKIIVYFSSLFGGFTGF, from the coding sequence ATGCAAGATATTAGTATTTTTTTAGCGTTTGGAGCTGGGTTCTTATCATTTATATCCCCATGTTGCTTACCGCTTTATCCGGCATTTTTATCATACATAACAGGTATGTCGGTTTCTGAATTGAAAGAAGAAAATGCAATGCTTCGCAAAAGAAGTATGATACATACAGCGTTTTTCTTACTTGGTTTTTCAATTATTTTTATTGCAATTGGATTTGGTACAAGTTTTATTGGAGGCATCTTTACAAATTATAAAGATTTAATTAGACAGTTAGGCGGTATATTTATCATCGTGTTTGGTCTTATTATTGTCGGTGTGTTTAAACCGAAGTTTTTAATGCAAGACCGTAAATTTACGTTTAAAAATCGTCCGAGTGGTTATTTTGGTTCAGTTTTAATTGGATTGGCTTTTGCTGCTGGATGGACACCTTGTACTGGACCTATATTAGTGTCTGTAATTGGATTAGCTGCAACAAATCCAGAATCGGCAATGATTTATATGATTGCTTACATACTTGGATTTGCTATCCCGTTTTTCGTACTTTCATTCTTTATTACGAAAATGTCTTGGATTAAAAGAAATAGTATGAAATTCATGAAGATTGGAGGATACGTTATGATTGTCATGGGTATCTTCCTATATTTTAACTGGATGACGAAAATTATCGTATATTTCTCAAGTTTATTTGGTGGTTTTACCGGTTTTTAG
- the hutP gene encoding hut operon transcriptional regulator HutP, with amino-acid sequence MLLQGTHRIGRMAMLLALADENESPVLSIPKGWKYCTGKVGSMNSQKVVAAMETAAKSNRVIETDVYRETHALYHAIMEALYGVTRGQIQLADVLRTVGLRFAIVRGTPYDGKKEGEWVAVALYGTIGAPVKGSEHEAIGLGINHI; translated from the coding sequence ATGCTTCTTCAAGGAACACATCGAATTGGTCGTATGGCCATGCTGTTGGCACTTGCGGATGAGAATGAAAGTCCCGTATTATCTATTCCGAAAGGTTGGAAATATTGTACTGGGAAAGTTGGTTCTATGAATTCGCAAAAAGTAGTAGCAGCAATGGAAACAGCGGCTAAGAGCAACCGAGTTATTGAAACAGATGTTTACAGAGAAACACATGCACTTTATCATGCAATTATGGAAGCTTTGTACGGAGTGACGAGAGGTCAAATTCAGTTAGCAGACGTTCTTCGTACAGTAGGACTTCGCTTTGCGATTGTGCGCGGTACACCATACGACGGAAAAAAAGAAGGCGAATGGGTTGCTGTTGCACTTTATGGAACGATTGGTGCACCTGTAAAAGGATCTGAGCATGAGGCGATTGGTTTAGGAATTAATCACATATGA
- a CDS encoding AAA family ATPase produces MTYVISLQGPMASGKTTLAKRLEQYELSIIYENPYPIVEKRKELHLDMNSKEGFITNQKMFIEAKIKEFQNVKSSVVIFDRGPEDIEFYTLFYPKMIGKEWGIETELKDELYKLRECRSDAIFYLDVSKESLYDRRNNDRTRNRSAFEEQFKLVEVEKEWYKQFPVTYVDTNILSVDELEAYFIGWLREKRL; encoded by the coding sequence ATGACATACGTAATTTCACTCCAAGGACCGATGGCAAGTGGGAAAACAACATTGGCAAAAAGGTTAGAGCAATATGAGCTTTCAATTATATACGAAAATCCATATCCAATTGTAGAAAAAAGAAAAGAATTACATTTAGATATGAACTCAAAAGAGGGGTTTATTACAAATCAAAAAATGTTTATTGAAGCAAAAATAAAAGAGTTTCAAAATGTGAAAAGCTCAGTCGTGATTTTTGATCGTGGACCAGAAGATATTGAATTTTATACACTCTTTTATCCGAAGATGATAGGGAAAGAGTGGGGTATAGAAACAGAATTAAAAGATGAATTGTATAAATTAAGAGAATGCCGTTCGGATGCAATTTTTTATTTAGATGTTTCGAAAGAGAGTTTGTATGATAGGAGAAATAATGATAGGACAAGAAATCGAAGTGCATTTGAGGAACAATTTAAATTAGTAGAAGTTGAAAAAGAATGGTATAAACAATTTCCCGTAACTTATGTGGACACTAATATATTATCAGTGGACGAATTAGAGGCATATTTTATAGGGTGGCTAAGGGAGAAAAGGCTATGA
- a CDS encoding DJ-1/PfpI family protein — protein MKKILLFVYPTFAEFEITVATALLKKKYEIITAGLTKEMIISETGLQVQPHIELSEVRVEEYEGIIIPGGDEIHMKEAKLLFSVIRQFSEQGKLVAAICAGPYALARAGLLKEISYTVTIDYQKLDCFPVENFVYTEVVQHANIITAQGHAFVPFGLAIASYFGVVNEHNTNFYSGKGNIMMENLLPENV, from the coding sequence ATGAAAAAAATATTATTATTCGTATACCCGACATTTGCAGAGTTTGAAATAACGGTAGCAACAGCATTGCTGAAAAAGAAATATGAAATCATTACAGCGGGTTTAACAAAAGAAATGATTATAAGTGAAACAGGCTTACAAGTACAGCCGCATATAGAATTAAGTGAAGTGCGTGTAGAAGAATATGAGGGGATTATCATTCCGGGCGGAGATGAAATACATATGAAAGAGGCGAAACTGCTTTTTTCAGTTATTCGTCAATTTTCTGAGCAAGGAAAATTAGTGGCAGCGATTTGTGCTGGACCGTATGCGTTAGCAAGGGCAGGTTTACTAAAAGAAATCTCTTATACAGTGACCATAGATTATCAAAAATTAGATTGTTTTCCAGTAGAAAATTTTGTGTATACAGAAGTTGTACAGCACGCAAATATTATTACAGCACAAGGACATGCATTTGTGCCATTTGGACTAGCGATTGCCTCCTATTTTGGAGTAGTGAATGAACATAATACAAATTTTTATAGTGGAAAGGGCAATATAATGATGGAGAATCTTTTACCGGAAAACGTGTAA